The genomic stretch GCAGGGGCGGGATGACCAGCCATGCGGCGGTGATCGGGCGTGGGCTTGGCCTGCCCAGCATTGTGGGGGCGTCGAACATGACCTTTGATTCCCGCAAGAAACGACTGATTTCCGCCAGTGGTCAGGTCTTTCACGCTGGCGACATCGTGACCATTGATGGCAGCCGCGGAGAAGTCCTTGCGGGGGAACCTGAAATGCTGGAAGCGGCGGAGGACGATGCCTTTCAAGCCTTGCTGGCCTGGGCGGATGAGGCGCGCGATATCGACATTCGCGCCAATGCCGATACCCCGGCAGATGCGCAGACAGCGCGCAATTTCAACGCTCAGGGCATTGGCCTGTGCCGGACCGAGCACATGTTCTTTGATCCCGGGCGCCTGACGGTGATGCGGGAAATGATCTTTGCCGAAACCTCCAGTGGGCGGGCTGCGGTGCTGGCGCGGCTGTTGCCGATGCAGCGTGAGGATTTTCTGGAGCTGTTCCGCATCATGGAGGGGCTGCCGGTCTGCATTCGCCTGTTTGACCCACCGCTGCATGAATTTCTGCCGACCAGCAAAACGGGCCAGCGCGAACTGTCTGAGGCTTTGGATATTCCGGTGAGCGATGTCACCCGGCGGGTCGAGGAAATGGCGGAGTATAACCCAATGCTGGGTCTGCGCGGCGTACGTCTGGGCGTCACCGTGCCAGAGATCTATGACATGCAGGCGCGGGCCATTTTTGAAGCCACACTTTTGGCTTCAAAAGATGGGGCGCCGGTGGTGCCGGAGGTGATGATCCCGCTGGTTTCGACCAAGCGTGAAGTTGAACTGGTCAAGGCGCGCATTGATGCGGTTGCTGCTGCGGTTGCCGCAGAACAGGGCGAAAGCTTTGACTACCGTCTTGGGGTCATGGTGGAAACACCGCGGGCGGCGTTGCGCGCGGATGAGATCGCCCCGCATACCTCGTTCCTGAGTTTTGGGACCAACGATTTGACCCAGATGACCTACGGATTGTCGCGCGATGATGCGGGTCGGTTTATGTCCAATTATGTGCAGCAGGGGGTCTTTCCCGAGGATCCTTTCCACGTGCTGGATGTGGACGGCGTTGGCGAGCTGTTGAAGCTGGGTGTGCAGCGTGGACGCAGCACCAATCCCGAGGTCACCCTGTCGATTTGTGGTGAGCATGGGGGCAACCCCGAATCAATTGCTTTTTGCCGTGAAGCTGGCTTTGATTATGTGTCCTGTTCGCCTTTTCGGGTTCCGGTGGTGCGCTTGGCTGCGGCACAGCTGGCAATTGGCGAGAAAACCGGCGCAGTTTCTCCAACATACACATAAAATTAGGAAAAATTTGTTTTTTCCGACCCCGACATAGGCAGGCCTGTGATCGGGGTTTTGGGCGTCTCAGGGGGGCGGGAGCCCCGGAACTGGACGTTTTGGCCGAATGTGGTTAAAGGAGGCGATCGCATTGGACTGGGGAGGCTGTGCGGAAGTGGAAAATTTGAGGACCCCTGACATGAAATTCCTGACCTTGGCTGCCCTGGCGGTAGCAACAGCAATGACGGGACAAATGGCCAAGGCCGAGACCGGCTTGAGCGCTCTGTTCAAGCGTGAGCAATCGACCCTCAATTCGGTTCCAGGCTCCCGTCTGTCGAGCTTTCTTGGTTTCAAAATTCGCCCCAAGACAACGGCCCCAGAAGATATCACCTTTACCAAGGCCTGGCTGGCTGAACAGCCCGTGGCCACAGGGGGAGAAAACTTCGCCTGCCTGGCCGAAGCCCTCTACTTTGAGGCGCGCGGTGAGACCGTCAAAGGCCAGTTTGCAGTGGCTGAAGTGATCATGAACCGGGTGAAAAGCGCCCAGTTCCCCAACTCGCTGTGTGGGGTGATCAACCAGGGGACCGGCCGACGCTATCAGTGCCAGTTTACCTATACCTGTGATGGCCGCGAAGAGGTGATCCGGGAGAAAACGGCCTATGTGCGGGGGGCCAAGATTGCACGTATGGTGATTGACGGTGCTGCGCCTGACCTTACCCAGGGGGCGACGTATTATCATACCAATGCCGTCAGCCCGCGTTGGAGCCGTAGCTTTACCAAGACCACGCGTATCGGCGTACATTTGTTTTACCGCGATGACCGCTACCGCACCGCCTCTAATGACTGAGGACACGCCCGTCGGTATGCTGTGCTGGGGTCCAGCTGCCGCCGAGGCTGGCAGTTTTTGACAGTGCGGAGCCATGCTGCGCCGCATTCAGGGCCTAGTCGGACGTAAGCGGGCCTGTTAAGGCACGGATCAACGCTTAGACTAAGCCCTATGCGTTGAATGACGTTCTACCTCTTGCCAGCCAAAGGCCCGTTTGCCATGTCTTCAGAAGTTCGCCTCGCCTTTGAACACCCCTCCGAACGCGCCGCTGCGACTGCCAGGCCGGGGCCTCTGGACCGAATTTCCCTACGCGACCATATGGTCGAGGTTGAGATCGGCGCTTTTCAGGCCGAAAGGGGCAATACCCAGCGGATCAGTTTCAATGTCGTGGTTGAGGTAACGCCTCTGCCTGCGGATCTGGACGACGATGTGGATCGGATCCTGTCCTATGACAAAGTGACCGAAGCCATTGCCTATGAACTGGCTGCAGAGCGGCTCAACCTTTTGGAAACATTGGCGGAACGGGTTGCAGAACGGATCCTGCATGAACCGCAGGCGGTGCGGGTTTTTGTGCGTATCGAAAAACTGGACCGTGGCCCTGGCGCTCTGGGGGTGGAAATTGCCCGCTCCAAAGATCAGGTGAACCACAGCGTCGAGGAGGACGAGCCGCCGCATCCTCGGCTGATGTATCTGTCTAACGCGGCGATCGAGAGCGCAAATTTCAAGACCTGGATCGACCAGATGGAAAGCCGGCAGCGACCGCTGATTCTCTGCGTCGGGGCACATCCGCTGGAAGTGCCCAAAACCGGCCATAAAATGACTCAGCGTCGAATTGATTTACTTTCTATCGAACAAAATGCCTGGCGCCTGGCGGCCAAAGACGACCGCTGCGTGGTGGTTGCCACCCGGACCGAGCTCGATTGGGCCATGAAAAATGGCCAGATCTGCGTCTGGGCGCCGTCAAAGATCGTTTTGGACGCTGTGGATGGTCCGTCAGAAGCGCCTTCTGAAGCGGTTGCATTGGCAGCCTGGTTTGCGGCAACCTTTGAAGCGGGCGAAATGATTGTTATTGGCGCTGAGTCTCCTGAGAGCCCGCAGGTGCCGCTGCGCGTCGTCAATGTGGAGCAAACCCAGTTGTGATGTATTACCGGCCACTGGTGCGGCATGGAGAGACACGACCCGAAGGCGCGCTGCCGCTTGCAGGCGGGTCGCTTTGGTTTTCAGAAGTAGAATTGTTGAGCCGGGAGGCGCCGCCACGGATTGTACCGGTTGGTTTGGTCCCGGCTGAGGTGCGCCACCGGTTGACGTTTCGGCGCGCGGCCATTGCGGGCCTAGATATGACCCGCCCTAAAATCATGGGTATCCTGAATGCGACCCCCGACAGTTTTTCCGATGGGGGGCGTCACATTGGCGTTGCAGCTGGTGTGGAGGCGGCGCAGCGTATGGTGGCAGAGGGTGCTGATATGCTTGATATTGGGGGGGAATCCACCCGCCCGGGGGCGGCTTTTGTGCCCGAAGATGAAGAAATTGCCCGCACCATCCCAGTGATTGCCGCTATTCGCGCCACATCTGATGTGCCGATCTCGATTGATACCCGCAAGGCAGCTGTGGCCATGGACGCCCTGGAGGCGGGGGCGCAGCTGGTCAATGATGTTTCGGGATTTACCTATGATGCGGCCCTGGCGCCGCTTGCGGCCCAGGCAGGCGCCCCGGTTTGCGTGATGCACTCGCAGGGGGATCCTGAAACCATGCAGAAAGATCCTCGCTATGATCACGTGCTGCTGGACGTCTATGACTACCTGGAAAAACAGGTGGACCGGCTCGAGGCGACGGGAATTCTGCGCGATCAGATCGTGGTGGATCCCGGCATTGGCTTTGGCAAAACACAGGCGCATAATCTGTCCCTTATCAAAGGGTTGAGCCTGTTTCACGGGCTGGGTTGTCCAGTCTTGCTTGGGGTGTCCCGCAAGCGGTTCATTGGCGATATCGGGCAGGAGCCGCAGGCGGACAAACGGGCGCCCGGTTCGATTGCTGTTGCCTTGGCTGGTGTGGCCAAAGGCGTGCAGATGCTGCGTGTGCATGATGTGGCGGAAACCGCACAGGCCCTGCGGCTGTGGCAGGCAACACGCTAGACCATAGCCCTAGCTATGCTGGGACCGGGTGAACAGTCGGGTCAGTGCCCCCCATTGGCTGATGCACAGGCCGGTCAGGATCAGCGCCATGGCCAGCATCATCGAAGCGGGCAGCGCTTCATTCAGGAACACTGCACCCAGCAGCACCGCCCAGATGGGCACCTGATAGTTGGTGAGGGTCATGAAGGTTGGCCCGGCTTCGCGCACTACGATCACCCGCAACAGATTGGCCGCTGCGGTGGGGATCAACCCGAGCAGGGCAATAAGTGCAAGCGTCTGATGGTCGGGCAGCGGCGGCGCGCCTTCGATGCTCCAGGCCACGGGCAGGATGATCACACTGCCAATAAGCAAAAGAACAGCAGCCAGCCCCACCGGATCCACCGGCGGCAGGCGGCGGGTCAGGATCGAGCTGACAGCATAGCAGCCAGCGGCTGATACGCAGGCAAGACGTCCCCAGAGTTCCAGCTCTGAATGACTGCTGGCAAAGGCCTTGCCGCCGATCAAAATCGCCACGCCGACAAAGCCAATGACAAAACCAACCAGGCGGCGCAGCACCATTTGCTCTCCCGGAATAAAGAGATGCGCCAGGGGCAGGACGAGCAGCGGAATTGCCGCCATGCTCAGCCCGGTAAACCCGGCCGAGACATGTTGTTGCCCCCAGTTGATCAGCATGAAGGGCAGGGCCGTGCTGAAGGCGCCGATAATCAGCACCGCCGACCAGTTGCGCGCCCCCTTGAACAGGGCAAAGCCACGCCAGGCCCAAACAGCGCCCAGCAAAGCAGCGGCAAATCCGATCCGTCCGGCAGCAAGCCAAAAGGGGGTAATCCCGTCCAGCGCAAGCTTGATCAGTGGAAACGTCCCACCCCAGACAAATCCAAGCGTGGCAATCATCAGCCAGTATTTTCCCATTCGATCTGGCATAGATTCTCCGCTTCTGTCAGGCCTGTACAAGACGGTTTTGCACCCGGCAGGTCAATTGCAATTTCGGCCCTCTGTTGGGCGGCATCAGGGGCGTTGGCGATGCACCGGTGCCCGGCTGAGCAACAAGCCCCCCAGGATCAACCCCAGGGCGGCAAAGAGTTGCGGCGGGAGGGTCTCGTTGAGCAGCAACGCGCCAAAAAACACTGACCAAACAGGAACTTGATAGTTCACCGTCGACAGAAAGCTGGGGCCGGCGCTGCGCGCCACCTGGACCAGCAGCACCTGTGCAAATGCAGTGGGAACCAGCCCAAGATAAAGCACAGCCAACAGGGAGCGCCCTTCTGGCAGGCTGGGCAGGCCCTCTTGCCACAGCGCGGTTGGAACGATCATCACCGCCCCGCAGCTCAGCGCTGCCGCAGAGAGCGAGAGCATATTCACACCGGGGCACAGCCGGGTGATGATCGAGCCAATCGCGTAGCACAGCGCCGCCCCCAGACAGGCCAGCCGGGCCAGAGATTCAAAATCACTGCCCGCAGAGGCAAAGGCCTTGAACCCGATCAGTGTCAGCACGCCGCCAAACCCGATGGCGAAGCCGAGGGCGCGGCGCAGGGTCATGCGCTCTCCGGGCACCAGGAAATGCGCCAGTGGCAGCACAAACAGCGGCACCACCGCCATGCAGACCCCGGCAAAGCCACTGGCCACGTAGGTTTGCCCCCAGCTGAGCAGGGAAAAGGGCAGCGCATTGCTGAAGAAACCCATCCCCAGCGCACAAAGCCAGACAGTGCGTCCGTGGCGGGTGTTGAGCGAGGGCAGCTCAATCCGCATTATGGCGGTGATGAGCAACAGGGCGAGCGCACCGACCGTGATCCGTGTTGCGGCAATTGTCATCGGCGCGAATCCGTCCAGCGCGATGGAGACCGCCATAAAGGAGGACCCCCAGATCAGGCCGAGGATAAGTAGTTTGATCCAGTTGATGGCGCCAATGGTGTTGCTCATCTGAAATTTCCTGTTGCGCTGGGGAGGGGGCGCCATCCGGGATCAGGCGGCGCCAAAAAGTTCGGGTCGGGGTACATAGGTTCTGAAAGGTCAGAAATACACCGAAAAATAAGGGCGCCCCAATTGCTTGGAGCGCCCCGTCGTGTTCAGGCTGCGGTCTATGCCGCGGGCGCCTTAGTTCTTTGCTTTGTCGACCATTTTGCCAGCAGAGATCCACGGCATCATGTCGCGCAGTTTCTGACCAACAACTTCGATCTGGTGCTCGTCGTTGGCACGACGCGAGGCTTTGATGGTGGGCTGGCCAACGGCGTTTTCCAGCATGAAGTCACGCACAAATTTGCCGGACTGAATGTCCTGCAGCGATTCTTTCATCGCCTTTTTGGTCTGCTCGTAGGGCAGGATGCGGGGGCCGGTGACATACTGGCCGTATTCGGCAGTGTTGGAGATCGAATAGTCCATGTTGGCGATGCCGCCTTCATAGATCAGGTCAACGATCAGCTTGGTTTCGTGCAGGCACTCAAAATAGGCCATCTCTGGCGCGTAGCCAGCTTCAACCAGAGTTTCAAAGCCACAGCGGATCAGCTCAACGATACCGCCACACAGAACTGCCTGTTCGCCGAACAGGTCGGTTTCGCATTCTTCGCGGAAGTTGGTTTCGATGATACCGGAGCGACCGCCACCGATGGCGGAGCAATAGGACAGGCCGATTTCCAGCGCTTTGCCGGTGGCGTCGGTGTTTACAGCCACCAGGCAAGGCACGCCGCCGCCTTTGGTGTATTCGCCGCGCACGGTGTGACCTGGGCCTTTGGGCGCCATCATGATCACGTCGATGCCTTCTTTTGGCTCGATCAGGCCAAAGTGCACGTTCAGGCCGTGGGCGAATGCAATGGCGGCACCTGGCTTGATGTTGTCGTGGACGTATTTTTTGTAGGTTTCGGCCTGCAGCTCGTCGGGCATGGTGAACATGATCACGTCACACCAGGCTGCGGCTTCCGCGATACCCATAACTTTCAGGCCTTCGCCTTCGGCTTTCTTGGCAGAGGCAGAGCCTTCACGCAGGGCAACAACCAGGTTTTTGGCGCCAGAGTCGCGCAGGTTCAGCGCGTGGGCATGGCCCTGGCTGCCGTAGCCCAGGATGGCCACTTTTTTGTCTTTGATCAGGTTAACGTCGCAATCGCGGTCGTAGTATACGCGCATATCAGAGTTCCTCTTGGTTGTCGTTTGCAGGCATCATAAGGCGCGGGCTGGGATATGCAGTGCTGCCTTTGGCAAATATTCTGGAAATTTTGCAGTAGTCATTCGTCATTTTGATAAGTATTGGTGTAATCATGCTTGATGACCTGGATCGGCGCATATTGCGCCATATGCAAAGCGACCCGGAACAATCGATTCCGGACCTTGCCGAACGCCTGGGGCTAACCCCGTCACGCCTGTCGCGGCGGCTGGAAAAGCTCCGCGAGGGGGGCATTCTGCTGGGCAGCCGGGCGATGATCGACTGGCGCGCCCTTGGCTACACGGTGGAGGTCTCGCTGCGGGTCACCCTGGACAAGACCAATCCGCGTGCCTTTGACGAATTTATTGCCCAGGCGCGTGACATCCCCGAGGTGCTGGAGATCCAGACTTTTCTGGGCCAGGTTGATGTGCGCCTGTCGGTGATTGCGCGCGACATGGGGCACTACCAGCAAATCTATCGCAGCGCCATTCTGACCCTGCCACATATCGCAGATATCGAAGCCTTGATGCATGTGGCCCGGATCAAAAGCAACGAAAGCCTGCCATTATGACAGATCTGGATGAGATTGATTTTGGCCTGTTAAAGGCCTTGTCGCGTGATGCAAATCAATCCGCCGGGGCATTGGGGCGCGCGCTTGGGCTCAGCCAACCGGCCACCTGGCGGCGGATCAAACGGTTGCAGGAGCTGGGCATCCTGTTAGGGCGTCGGCTGGATCTTGACCGCGAGAAACTGGGCTTTGGCGTCACGGTGTTTCTGGGGGTCAAACTGGGCACCAAAGGCCGCGTCAGCCTGGAAGATTTTGAACGCGCCGTCTGTGCCATCCCCGAAGTCCAGACCGTGGAGCATGTGCTGGGGCTGTATGACTACCGGTTGCGGGTCACCGCCCGGGATATTGCCGATTTTGAACGGGTGCTGCGTCGCCGGGTCATGCTTTTGCCCGGGGTCGGCTCTGTGGATGCCAATGTTCTGCTGAGCGAAGAACGACGCCCCGGCCCATTGGGCTAGGTCGTGTTGTCTCGGGAATTTGAAACAGCTTTTGCGCAGGGGCGGGTTTTCGCCCGACAGCGAATTTAGTATGTCCGCAGGTAACGGTCCGGCGCATAGCGTGCGGGGCAGCGGCAAACAGATCGGAGACAGCAATGGCACTTTTGGAAACCGTGGACCCGCAGGGGTTGGATGAATTCTCGGTGGTCTTCACCGATCGCTCGCTCAACCATATGTCAAAGAATTTTCAGCAGGTGATGCTGGACATCAATGCCCTGCTGAAAGAGGTCTATCAGGCAGATGCGGTAGCCCTGGTGCCCGGTGGCGGCACCTATGCGATGGAAGCGGTGGCGCGTCAGTTCGCGCGGGGGCAAGAGGTTCTGGTGGTGCGCAATGGCTGGTTTTCCTATCGCTGGAGCCAGATCATTGAAACTGGCGGGCTGACAGCTGCGACCACGGTGATGAAGGCGCGACAAAGCGGAAATGAGGCCCAGTCGCCCTTTGCCCCCGCTCCAATCGAGGAGGTCACCGCTGCCATTCACGCGCAAAAGCCGGGTATCGTCTTTGCCCCACATGTGGAAACTGCTGCTGGGGTGATCCTGCCTGACAGCTATATCGCCGCGATGGCCGAGGCCGCCCACGCGGTCGGCGCGCTGATGGTGCTGGATTGTATTGCCTCTGGCTGTGCCTGGGTTGATATGCGAGCCAATGGCGTCGATGTGCTGATTTCGGCGCCACAAAAGGGCTGGAGCGCCTCTCCCTCGGCCGGTTTGGTGATGTTGTCACAAAACGCCCTGGCGCGGCTGGAGGAAACCACATCCGACAGCTTTGCCCTGAACCTGAAACAATGGCGTGCCATCATGCAGGCCTATGAAGATGGCGGCCACGCCTATCATGCCACCATGCCCACGGATGCGCTGCAAGCCTTTCGCGATACCATGTTGGAAACCAAAGACTACGGGTTTGAAAAACTGCGTCAGGCCCAGTGGCAGCTTGGCAATGAGGTGCGCGCAATGTTGGCCGCAAAGGGGGTCACTTCGGTGGCCGCCGAGGGCTTTGGCGCTCCGGGGGTCGTGGTCAGCTACACCTCAGATCCTGAAGTGCAAAACGGCAAAAAATTCGCCGCCCTAGGCATGCAGATCGCCGCAGGCGTACCGCTGCAATGTGATGAACCCACCGAGTTTTGCACCTTCCGCCTGGGACTGTTTGGCCTCGACAAGCTCTACGATGTCGAGGCGACGCTTGGCCGTCTGCAAAAGGCGGTAGATCAGGTGCTCTGACCCGGGCTACTTTCTGTGAGGGGCGGGCTGGCCAGTGGCTTTCGCGGGCCGCCCCTTTCATCTTGCCTTAAATACCTTCGCCGAAGGCACCGGTTTTCCCCATTTGGGAAAACCGGGTTCTATTTTACCCCCAGTCCCATCTGCATCAGGGTTTTGCGTACGGGCGCCAGGGAATAGAGCGCGTTGAGGCCAAAGGCGCGCAAATCCCGCAGGGGGCGCGCCTCGATCATCGAACTGCGGTTGAGCAGGTCGATGCCTTTCACCCGCAGCATGATCTCATTGTGACGTGCCTTGTGATAGGCGCTCAGCATCTGTGCGTCCCCCAGACCCTCAGGGCGGGTCTCCGCCAGCTCCAGCAGCACCCGCAGATCGCCCAGTGACATATTCAGACCCTGGGCACCAATTGGCGGCACCACATGGGCGGCTTCGGCCATCAGCGCCAGGCGTTGGCCATCCATACGCGCGGCGGATTGGCTGATGATTGGCCAGATACTGCGACGTGAGGCCAGGGTCAGGTCGCCAAACAGCCCACAGCTGCGCCTTGTCATTTCCGCTTCAAACACCTGCGGCGCCTGCGCCAGCAGCTCTTCGGCGCGCGGGCCGCGCTCCATCCAGACCACCGCAGAGGAGGGTTTGCCCTGATAATCCGGCAGCGGCACCAGGGTGAAAGGGCCGCCAGAACGGTGGATCTCGGTGGAGACATTGTCGTGCGGCACTGGGTGGGTAACGGCAAAGGCCAATGCTTTTTGCCCATAACGGGTGGTTTTTACCGGAATACCTGCGGCGGCGCGCATTGGCGAGGAGCGCCCATCACAGGCGACAACCAGCTTGGCGCGGATTTGATCGCCATCGCTCAGGGTGACCCGAGCCTCATGGTTGCGGGTGAACAGCGATTTTGTGCCAGTGCCGGCGCGAAACTCCACATTTGGAAGCGCCGCAATCCGGGCCAGTATTTCGCGTCGCAGCAACCAGTTGGGCAGGTTCCAGCCAAAGGGCATTTGCGAAATATCAGCGGCGTTGAAATCCTTGATCACCCGGGGTTCCGGTTCGGCGCCGCCCGCATCAACGATACGCATGATCTGCAAGGGGGCCGCATGATCCGCCAGTTGCTCCCAGATGCCAAACCGCTGCAACAGCGCCTGCGCCGGTTGCAAAAAGGCAGTGGTGCGCAGATCAGACCCCGCAGCATCGCGTGTGGTCACCGGCGGGGTCGGGTCTACACAGATCACCTTGAACCCGGCGGCCCCAAATGCTGCCGCTGCCGTCAGTCCGGCTACACCGCCACCGGAAACCAGAATGTCACATGTTTCAGCCATTGCCCTGCCTTTCGTCTCTCTTCCTCAGATAGGACCGAGGCCAGGGCAATGACAAGCGGCATGTGGTCCCAGTGGCCACCTTGGGCCGAGTTTGGCCACTAGCCGCGCGAAATGGCGATAAGCAGGGTAAACATCACCGGCACAAGCGCCACTGCCGGCAGGTAGAGACCGGGGATGCCAAACAACAGGATCGAGCTGCCCCAGAGGCAGATCAGAATGGCCAGGGCATAGTAGAAATTCTCTTCCTCTCCATAGGCCACTTCTTTTGAAATCCGCCCCAGCAGGGGAATGGCAAAGAGGAAACGTTGCCACAGAGGCAGACGGTCAGGGAGAGTATAGGCAAGGGCCATGCGCGCGATCCTTTAGCGTTGTTATCGCTGCCTATGTAGGGCCTTTGGGGGCAGAATTTGAGACCAGTTTGCCGGTCTTTTACCGGCCTTCCTGCGACAGAGTGTCCCCGTTTTGAGGGCGTGGGCCGGGCCTGTTTACAGGATCTTGGCGAGGAACCCGGCCAGGTCGTCGGTGTGATGGTGAATGTGGCTGCGCGCCTCAGCCTGGCCAAGCGCTTCTGGCGCCACATGGACAGTGCGCATCCCCATCGCATGAGGGGCCGAGAGATTGCGGGGGTCGTCTTCGAACATGGCGGCGGTTTCGGCGTGAATGCCTGCCTTGTCAAACACCATGTCAAAGGCGGCGCGCTCGGGCTTGGGGCGGTAATCGGCATGTTCCACACCAAAAACCCCGTCAAACAGCCCCGATAGGCCACGTGCGGCCAGCACCCGTTCAGCATAGGGGGCGCTGCCATTG from Phaeobacter sp. G2 encodes the following:
- a CDS encoding UbiH/UbiF family hydroxylase, producing MAETCDILVSGGGVAGLTAAAAFGAAGFKVICVDPTPPVTTRDAAGSDLRTTAFLQPAQALLQRFGIWEQLADHAAPLQIMRIVDAGGAEPEPRVIKDFNAADISQMPFGWNLPNWLLRREILARIAALPNVEFRAGTGTKSLFTRNHEARVTLSDGDQIRAKLVVACDGRSSPMRAAAGIPVKTTRYGQKALAFAVTHPVPHDNVSTEIHRSGGPFTLVPLPDYQGKPSSAVVWMERGPRAEELLAQAPQVFEAEMTRRSCGLFGDLTLASRRSIWPIISQSAARMDGQRLALMAEAAHVVPPIGAQGLNMSLGDLRVLLELAETRPEGLGDAQMLSAYHKARHNEIMLRVKGIDLLNRSSMIEARPLRDLRAFGLNALYSLAPVRKTLMQMGLGVK
- a CDS encoding cell wall hydrolase, producing MKFLTLAALAVATAMTGQMAKAETGLSALFKREQSTLNSVPGSRLSSFLGFKIRPKTTAPEDITFTKAWLAEQPVATGGENFACLAEALYFEARGETVKGQFAVAEVIMNRVKSAQFPNSLCGVINQGTGRRYQCQFTYTCDGREEVIREKTAYVRGAKIARMVIDGAAPDLTQGATYYHTNAVSPRWSRSFTKTTRIGVHLFYRDDRYRTASND
- a CDS encoding DMT family transporter, translated to MPDRMGKYWLMIATLGFVWGGTFPLIKLALDGITPFWLAAGRIGFAAALLGAVWAWRGFALFKGARNWSAVLIIGAFSTALPFMLINWGQQHVSAGFTGLSMAAIPLLVLPLAHLFIPGEQMVLRRLVGFVIGFVGVAILIGGKAFASSHSELELWGRLACVSAAGCYAVSSILTRRLPPVDPVGLAAVLLLIGSVIILPVAWSIEGAPPLPDHQTLALIALLGLIPTAAANLLRVIVVREAGPTFMTLTNYQVPIWAVLLGAVFLNEALPASMMLAMALILTGLCISQWGALTRLFTRSQHS
- a CDS encoding Lrp/AsnC family transcriptional regulator: MLDDLDRRILRHMQSDPEQSIPDLAERLGLTPSRLSRRLEKLREGGILLGSRAMIDWRALGYTVEVSLRVTLDKTNPRAFDEFIAQARDIPEVLEIQTFLGQVDVRLSVIARDMGHYQQIYRSAILTLPHIADIEALMHVARIKSNESLPL
- a CDS encoding DMT family transporter, coding for MSNTIGAINWIKLLILGLIWGSSFMAVSIALDGFAPMTIAATRITVGALALLLITAIMRIELPSLNTRHGRTVWLCALGMGFFSNALPFSLLSWGQTYVASGFAGVCMAVVPLFVLPLAHFLVPGERMTLRRALGFAIGFGGVLTLIGFKAFASAGSDFESLARLACLGAALCYAIGSIITRLCPGVNMLSLSAAALSCGAVMIVPTALWQEGLPSLPEGRSLLAVLYLGLVPTAFAQVLLVQVARSAGPSFLSTVNYQVPVWSVFFGALLLNETLPPQLFAALGLILGGLLLSRAPVHRQRP
- a CDS encoding Lrp/AsnC family transcriptional regulator; translated protein: MTDLDEIDFGLLKALSRDANQSAGALGRALGLSQPATWRRIKRLQELGILLGRRLDLDREKLGFGVTVFLGVKLGTKGRVSLEDFERAVCAIPEVQTVEHVLGLYDYRLRVTARDIADFERVLRRRVMLLPGVGSVDANVLLSEERRPGPLG
- a CDS encoding dihydroneopterin aldolase — protein: MSSEVRLAFEHPSERAAATARPGPLDRISLRDHMVEVEIGAFQAERGNTQRISFNVVVEVTPLPADLDDDVDRILSYDKVTEAIAYELAAERLNLLETLAERVAERILHEPQAVRVFVRIEKLDRGPGALGVEIARSKDQVNHSVEEDEPPHPRLMYLSNAAIESANFKTWIDQMESRQRPLILCVGAHPLEVPKTGHKMTQRRIDLLSIEQNAWRLAAKDDRCVVVATRTELDWAMKNGQICVWAPSKIVLDAVDGPSEAPSEAVALAAWFAATFEAGEMIVIGAESPESPQVPLRVVNVEQTQL
- the folP gene encoding dihydropteroate synthase, which produces MMYYRPLVRHGETRPEGALPLAGGSLWFSEVELLSREAPPRIVPVGLVPAEVRHRLTFRRAAIAGLDMTRPKIMGILNATPDSFSDGGRHIGVAAGVEAAQRMVAEGADMLDIGGESTRPGAAFVPEDEEIARTIPVIAAIRATSDVPISIDTRKAAVAMDALEAGAQLVNDVSGFTYDAALAPLAAQAGAPVCVMHSQGDPETMQKDPRYDHVLLDVYDYLEKQVDRLEATGILRDQIVVDPGIGFGKTQAHNLSLIKGLSLFHGLGCPVLLGVSRKRFIGDIGQEPQADKRAPGSIAVALAGVAKGVQMLRVHDVAETAQALRLWQATR
- a CDS encoding aminotransferase class V-fold PLP-dependent enzyme encodes the protein MALLETVDPQGLDEFSVVFTDRSLNHMSKNFQQVMLDINALLKEVYQADAVALVPGGGTYAMEAVARQFARGQEVLVVRNGWFSYRWSQIIETGGLTAATTVMKARQSGNEAQSPFAPAPIEEVTAAIHAQKPGIVFAPHVETAAGVILPDSYIAAMAEAAHAVGALMVLDCIASGCAWVDMRANGVDVLISAPQKGWSASPSAGLVMLSQNALARLEETTSDSFALNLKQWRAIMQAYEDGGHAYHATMPTDALQAFRDTMLETKDYGFEKLRQAQWQLGNEVRAMLAAKGVTSVAAEGFGAPGVVVSYTSDPEVQNGKKFAALGMQIAAGVPLQCDEPTEFCTFRLGLFGLDKLYDVEATLGRLQKAVDQVL
- the ilvC gene encoding ketol-acid reductoisomerase, which gives rise to MRVYYDRDCDVNLIKDKKVAILGYGSQGHAHALNLRDSGAKNLVVALREGSASAKKAEGEGLKVMGIAEAAAWCDVIMFTMPDELQAETYKKYVHDNIKPGAAIAFAHGLNVHFGLIEPKEGIDVIMMAPKGPGHTVRGEYTKGGGVPCLVAVNTDATGKALEIGLSYCSAIGGGRSGIIETNFREECETDLFGEQAVLCGGIVELIRCGFETLVEAGYAPEMAYFECLHETKLIVDLIYEGGIANMDYSISNTAEYGQYVTGPRILPYEQTKKAMKESLQDIQSGKFVRDFMLENAVGQPTIKASRRANDEHQIEVVGQKLRDMMPWISAGKMVDKAKN